From Ignavibacterium sp.:
AATCTGCAGGGAAGCGGCTTTAAATATCTCGGGGGTTCGAATCAATTGTTTGAAGGAGCTTTGATTCTCGGAACTTCATCAACAAAAATTTCTGATGCAGCAAGAGGTTCAAATCAAGGTATACAAAATGATGACTTTGCCGTAGTTCAACCGTTTATATTAAATGTGCCGGGTAATATTGCAGATGCTGAAGGTTCGGCAATTATGAATGATAATAATGCCGGTGCAACAAAAATAGGAATTACTGCCAAGCTTAAATCTTATTCTTATTCATCTTCACCCAATAATAATTTCATAATTCTTGTTTACACTTTGATAAATAATTCCGGCACAGCAATAACAAATCTTTATTCGGGATTGTTTTTCGATTGGGATATGATTGACGGAAGCGGTGCGGGCGACAGAACCGAATGGGATAACACATTGAATTATGGCTTCGTAAGAAACACAACCGGTGGTCCGACAAATTATAATGGTGTCGCTTTGCTGTCAGGAACAAACTATGGATTTTATGCAATTAAGAATGATGGTGGTGATGGCGGATTCCAGATTTACGATGGATTTGATGACGCAGAAAAATGGCAGGCAATATCGAGTGGAATCGGAAAAGCCACAGCAGGTCCGGGCGATGTTTCCAATGTTACTTCTGCAGGACCATTTACAATAAATCCCGGAGACAGCGTTAAAGTTGCATTTGCAATTCTTGCTGCTGATGATAAGTCAATGCTCGATGCTGCTGTAAATCAGGCAAGAATAAAGTATCAGGAAATAATTGTTTTGGATGTTGAAGATAATAATTCATTACCAACAGAATTCTCACTCCAACAAAATTACCCCAATCCGTTTAATCCATCTACTACGATAGAATATGTCATTCCGAATGGAGTGAGGAATCTGGTAACACTAAAAGTTTATGATTTGCTTGGGAGTGAAGTAACTACATTAGTTAATGAAGAAAAATCAGCAGGAATTTACAAAGTTGATTTTGATGCATCGGAATTAACATCCGGAATTTATTTTTACAAATTGCAAGCAGGTTCGTTTAGCCAATCCAGAAAAATGATTCTGTTAAAATAGTTCTTTAACCTGATTATAATTTTAATTCAATAGCGAGTCACGACTGGCTCGCTTTTTATTTAAGAAATAAATCTCTCAACCTTACTCTGTTTTCTCCGAAAGGTTTATTTGAAAAATTTTTCTGAATAAGCGCGAGCTTTTCTTCAAATGGTCCGATTGTCCAGCAATCTTCTGCCTTTAAATTTACGATGGGCTCGCCTTCTTCATTAAGCGGACAAATATCTCGCATTTCATATAATTCCTCTTCATTGATTTCTTCAATCCATCTTAGTGGTAATCCCTGAGTTCTGCACACATAAGGACGATGCTCATAAATTCTGCATTCACCTTTATCATTCAGAAAAGCACAGTAACCTTTTGGATGAGGCATTTCGTTGTTCAGTAAGCTCTTGAAGTTTTGTTTTATATTTTCTGCTTCAATTTCGAAAACTGTTATATCATCAACACAGCAAGAAAAACAACCAGCTTTACATTTTAATCTGTTCTTGTGTTTTTCATTTAATAATGAAGTTAGCTTGTCAACTTCATTGTAGAATTTTAGCAATTCATCAAATGATTTTTCCATAAAATTATTTTTTCTTCATAAACTTAACACAAAATTAAAATTAGTTGTGATTATAAGCTTATCTTTTCTCACAAGGCAATAATATTTTTGTGCAGTTAAAAAAACACCATATTCCACGGAGCTTTAATGTTTTACAATCTTATTAAGAAATCAGAATTTGACAAAGTAAAATCACATGGCGGTGATTGGGCAAAACGAATGAAACTGTTTGCTGATATGTGCCGCTACAACACACTTGTTGCAGTTAAAAAAGCTGGTTCAGGCCATCTTGGTTCTTCACTTAGTGCAATGGATATTGTAACTTATCTTTATCTGAATGAACTGAATGTTCTTGAAGTCGGACTCAATTCTCCTGATCGTGATATTTATTTTTCATCAAAAGGGCATGATGTTCCGGGACTTTATTCATTGTTCTATGCACTTGGAATTCTTCCCGAAGAAAAATTATTAATGTTAAGAAGATTGCACGGACTTGATGGTCATCCGGAAGTTCGTCAACCCGGAATAGAAGCAAGCACTGGTTCACTCGGAATGGGAATTTCGAAAGCAAAAGGAATGGCCTGGGCAAAAACTTATAATAAAAACAAAGGCAATGTTTATGTTCTGACAGGTGATGGTGAATTTCAGGAAGGACAAATTTGGGAATCACTTCAGGCAACAGCCCATCAGAAAGTGAATAATGTTACTGCTATTATGGATCACAATAAATATCAGACTGATATGCTTGTCGCTGATGTGAATAACATTGAAGATGTGGTTACAAAAGTTTCTGCTTTTGGATGGTATGTTGTGAGAATTAATGGACACGATTTCAATGAACTTAAAAAAACTTTTGATGCTCTTAAAAAAATTACAAACAAACCAAAGATGATTATCGCCGATACAATAAAAGGTAAAGGCGTTTCTTTTATGGAAAAACCTTTAACAGAAACATTTCAGGGAAAGACACTTTATAAATGGCATTCCGGCGCACCTGATGATGAAAGCTATATTAAAGGTTTGAATGAACTTTCAGAATCAATCAACAAACTTGCTCAGGAACTTGGTATTGATAAAATCGAAATTCCCGAGAACAAAACCGAAGGCAAAGTTGCAACAAAACTTGATAAAGAATTTGTAACAGAAGCTTATGGCGAAGCATTGGTGGAACTCGCAAAGACAAATAAAAAATTTGTTGTGCTTGACGGAGACCTTTCTGCAGATTGCAAACTTCGTAACTTCGAAAAAACTTATCCCGACAGATTTATAGAAAACGGAATTGCCGAACAAGATATGGTTTCAATGGCTGGCGGACTGGCAAGAATGGGTTTGATTCCGATTGTGAATACATTTGCAAGTTTTCTTGCAGCAAGAGCAAACGAACAGATTTATAACAATGCCGGTGAGAAAACTAAAATAATTTACACTTGTCATTTTGCAGGAATGATCCCTGCAGGTCCGGGCAAATCGCATCAAAGCGTAAGAGATATTTCTTTATTTGGTGCATTACCGAATGTAACAATTATTCAACCGTGCAATGCTCAGGAAACCAAATGGGCAACTGACTATTGCATTAATGTTGCAGAAGAAAATTGTGTGTTGAGATTGGTCATCGGTCCATCTCCTGAAAGAATTCAACTACCTGATGATTATAAATTCAAAGTTGGAGTTGGTGCACAACTGACAGAAGGCAATGACGCTATTCTCTTTGGTTACGGTCCTGTTATGCTTCACGAAGCACTTGTAGCTGCGGACTATCTGAAAAAAATCGGATTCGGTTTGAAGGTTGTGAATATGCCTTGGCTGAATAAAATTGATTTAAATTGGTTGAAAGATATTGTAAAAAATCAGAAAAGAATTTTTGTATTGGAAGATCATTCTGCTATTGGAGGATTAGGTGATCGAATTTTAAATGCATTGGTGGAAATTGGTGAAATTAGTGGCAAAGAATTCACCAACTTTGGATTGCGTGAATATCCCGAATGCGGAACACCATTAGAAGTTCTTGAATATCACCAGCTTGACGGAAAATCATTAGCAAAAAGAATTTCTGGTGTTAAAGATATTGAAACAGCTGAAGCAGTAAAACAAAAATATACTGCAGATGCACCGCAATGATAATTGGTTAAAACTCATCTTGTACTGATGTTATTTTAACCAGCGTTTTTATTACTGATTTATCATAGTGATAAATTTTTTAAGCAGTCTATTATTTCAAAGTAAGAATGGTTTCTGCCAAAACATATTTATCACTGGATTTATCCCACAACTTTGCTGTTAGTTTTAATGGGTTATTTGCCTCAGATCCATTAAACCAGAAATTTGCAGAAACTCTGTCTTTGAAGCTATCAGCATCTATTCCCGAATTTTCATAATCTTTAAATAAATCTTCATCAAATAAAACTACTTCATCCCTTCCATCTTTAATTTCAAGACTTAAACCAGGAAATATTTTGTTGTCAGTTTCTGAAAATTCTTTCATGCCCTCAAAAATTAAGAAAATATTATCTCCAAAAGTGATTACATTGTCAGTAATAACTTTTTGATTCTGGTCAGAAAAAAGATATAGTTCATCATAGTTGCAATTGTGCCTGGCAGCTTTGATTTTTTCATTTGGTTTCACTTCGAAATTCATCTCCGCTGAAAATTTCCCATCACCTTTTTTATCCCAGATATTTATGAATAAACTATAACTGTTCCCCGAGCGAATCGGTCTTGCAAGCGTTAAATCAGCTTTAAGAGTTGGAGGATTTAATGTAACTCCATCTGAATATTTATCATAAACATCATCTGCTTTGATAATTGTATCTTTATTTCTGTCTGTTACAACGATACTCATTCCGGGAAAAATTTTTCCGTTTGATTCATTAAATCCTTTAATGTTACTAAAATTAAAAGAGATTTCTTCTCCGAATATGAATGAGTTCCTTTGAATCGTTTTATCACCGGAGAAAATAGTAACTTCATCACACGAAAGCCCATCACCTTCGGTCGATAATCCTGTTATCAAATCTTTATGAACAGATTTTCTTGTATCACAAGAAAATGTCAGAAGAATTATTAAGAATGCAAAAAATAATTTTTTCATTTTTGTCTCCTGAGATTATTATTTATTAACCCTTGATTACGGAAGTGGAATTAAATGCAGTACAATCTTTCAAAAGAAACATAAATTTTTTTTGTTGTTTTATCAATTAACATTCATCAAATAAAAATTTTTATTAAATATCACAGAGTTTGAAATTTAAACCTTCACTTCTTAAAAAAACTTTAATTATTTTTCGCACCTGTTATTTACAATTTCATCAGGCAGTTTTTATGGAATGGATTTTAATTATCATCTGGCTCCTGATTATAAATGGTGGTCTTGGTGGTCAGTACATTTTGAACTGGATGGGCAATCAACCAGACTTTACCGGCGGAAAGAAGATTGATATATCACCGGGAGTAATGACCTGGTGGCGTGAGTTATCAAAACTTGCCTGGGCTGTTGTAGCCGTAACAATTGAAGTTATCCGTGGTAAAGAAATCAAATATCTTTGGCCGGGATTTCTTTCGCTTTCTACAATTATCATCTGTGCATTTACAGGAGTAATTGAGAACATCGGATTTTTTTATTTACCAAGATATTACTCGCCTCATATTTATGCGCCTTATGTAAATGTTTATCTCGCATTTCTTCCTTTCTTCGGGAAAATTTTATTTAATGCTCCAATCAGAAAAGAACATTGGATTGGAATTACATTAGTGATAATCGGACTTGCTATACCACATCTTCCAAGATTTTTTTCAAATTCTCAATCTCATGCAGTTTTCGACTCAACTGCTATAATCTGGATCTTAGTTATTAATGGTTGTCTTCTTTCCCAGCAAGTATTGAACAACAAAACAGTTCAAACAGCTTTGCCGGGCGTTGGTCCGAATGCACTTGTTGTGTGGAGGGAAATCTGGAAAATGATCTTTATTTCAACAGCGATTTTTATCATGCCGGTTATCGGTAACCTGTTGCATGCAAATATGCCAACGAGTGTTGATAAGAAAGAATTTGAAACCCGGATTCTTGCAAAAACTGATGAACATAAAAAAGATGTATTGTTAAATTATTATTCACTTCAGGAAGACGAGTATGTCTTAAGAAAAAATATTTCCGAGAATGACGAGTTTGCAATAAAAGAAATAATAAAAGAAACTGAATACAACAGATTCTTTGCTCTGTTTGAAGGAAACATATTACCAAACAATTGGTTACCGATATTGTTTGTGATTGCTGCCGGTTTGACGGGATATATCTATAGTTTCGGTTTCTTTAAGTTATCAAGATTTGCTGCACATTTCTGGGTACCTTACACTAATGTTTATCTTGCATTACTTCCATTTATTATGATTTTGTTTGGAAGAGAAGTAACTGGTTATCAGATAGCTGGAGCAGTTACCACAACTGCTGGCTTAATGGTTGGAGTAATGGATTATAGCAAAAACAAGGTAGTTGAGATAAAGAAAAAGTATGAATAGAAAAGTGGGAGTATAGGTTCCTCCCACTCTATCCACCGATAATATTATTTTATTAAAATCATTTTCCTGCCAGCAGAGAACTCACCTGCCTGCAATTTGTAGAAATATACTCCGCTTGTCAATTGCGAAGCATCAAATGTCACTTCATAGATTCCCGCCTCTCTGTATTCATCAACAAGTGTTGCTACTTCATTACCAAGTACATCATAAACTTTTAATGTTTGATGACTGCTGACCGGCGACTGCCAACTGATTATTGTACTTGGATTGAATGGATTCGGATAATTTTGCTTTAGATTAAAGTCAGAAATTATAGATACCCCTTCTGATATACCTGTTGTTCCTTGTCTGTCCAGAAGGAATGCTTCCCGCCTTTGCGTGGCAGCGTTGAAACCATAGCCGGTAATATATCTGCCATTGGGCGATATGGCAGTAGCATTTTCAAGAATTGACCCATCCTGAAGCAGGTCAGCATAATAGTAGTTCAGACTGCGTAAAGTTGCTGGGACAGTGAAAGCATCCCACAGGATGGCGCGGTCATCATCCTCGTAAGGAGTATTCTGTAAATCATAATGACCCACAATGTATCTGCCTGTTGATGATACATCGTTTGCAAAAGTGCTTGGTCCGAATGAAGGCAGCGCAACCATTCCGGTCGTATTTCTCCACCTGAATGCCCGGTATTCACCGTTTGCATTGGTAGAATAACCTACAATAACGGAGCCATCAGATGAAATGGCCGTTGCTACACTAATGTTACCACCAAGCGTGCCTAATAAGTCGGGCTGAGAACCAGGGTCACCAGATACACGAAATGCTTTACGTTGGAAAGAATTATTGGGATCATCTTCCAAATGCCCTACCATCCAGGCACCGGAAGATGATAAATCTGTTGGGGTTTGGTGAGTGGTTCCATTATATACATTAAGATGTAACATGTCAATCATTTGGGTGGTATAGATATATGCACGTTGAGGGTTTGATGAATCGTTGTCGAAATAGATTCCTGCGATAAACGAACCATCATCGGAGATGGCCGTTGCTTGATGGCGATTAACATCTTGCGAGAATGCCTGCAACGCTACCATACCTGTTGCCTGTGTCCAACGAAATGAAAGCCTGTCAAGGTTCAATAATTTTGAGTAACCAACAATTATGCTTCCGTCTGCAGAAACAGCGTTGGCAACACTTTCATCACCACCGAGGGCGCCAAGATTTACCATTCCGCTTGTGGGTGACCATGAAAAAGCCCGCTTGCTGGCATCAGAGGTATAAGAATATCCCACTACCACTGGTCCTTCATCCGAAACATCTTTGGCAATACTGGTATTGCCTCCCAACGTACCCAGCCAGGTTAAGGATTGGGAATAGAGTGTATTAAAACAGGAAATGATTAATAAAAGATTAGCAATCAGCAATATTTTAAAAAAAGTAACTTTTGCAAACATTGCACAAAGCCTCCTTCTTTTTTTCGAAATTAATTTTTTTTGACAATTAATGCAAGAGTTTTAGTTCAGGAAATTATTGGCGGGTATAAATATTTTCTCATACAATAATAAAGCGAGCCATATCGGCTCGCTTTTCTGCATCACTACTACATGCATCGGGGGAGGGTGTGAGTGAGGGTTATTTCATTAAAGTCATTTTTCTTGTCAGATTTATGCTTCCGGTTGAAAGTTTGTAAATATAAATTCCGCTTGGTAAATCAGATGCATTGAACTCAACCTCATGACTTCCTGCAGGT
This genomic window contains:
- a CDS encoding YkgJ family cysteine cluster protein encodes the protein MEKSFDELLKFYNEVDKLTSLLNEKHKNRLKCKAGCFSCCVDDITVFEIEAENIKQNFKSLLNNEMPHPKGYCAFLNDKGECRIYEHRPYVCRTQGLPLRWIEEINEEELYEMRDICPLNEEGEPIVNLKAEDCWTIGPFEEKLALIQKNFSNKPFGENRVRLRDLFLK
- a CDS encoding transketolase C-terminal domain-containing protein, translated to MFYNLIKKSEFDKVKSHGGDWAKRMKLFADMCRYNTLVAVKKAGSGHLGSSLSAMDIVTYLYLNELNVLEVGLNSPDRDIYFSSKGHDVPGLYSLFYALGILPEEKLLMLRRLHGLDGHPEVRQPGIEASTGSLGMGISKAKGMAWAKTYNKNKGNVYVLTGDGEFQEGQIWESLQATAHQKVNNVTAIMDHNKYQTDMLVADVNNIEDVVTKVSAFGWYVVRINGHDFNELKKTFDALKKITNKPKMIIADTIKGKGVSFMEKPLTETFQGKTLYKWHSGAPDDESYIKGLNELSESINKLAQELGIDKIEIPENKTEGKVATKLDKEFVTEAYGEALVELAKTNKKFVVLDGDLSADCKLRNFEKTYPDRFIENGIAEQDMVSMAGGLARMGLIPIVNTFASFLAARANEQIYNNAGEKTKIIYTCHFAGMIPAGPGKSHQSVRDISLFGALPNVTIIQPCNAQETKWATDYCINVAEENCVLRLVIGPSPERIQLPDDYKFKVGVGAQLTEGNDAILFGYGPVMLHEALVAADYLKKIGFGLKVVNMPWLNKIDLNWLKDIVKNQKRIFVLEDHSAIGGLGDRILNALVEIGEISGKEFTNFGLREYPECGTPLEVLEYHQLDGKSLAKRISGVKDIETAEAVKQKYTADAPQ
- a CDS encoding EamA family transporter, with the translated sequence MEWILIIIWLLIINGGLGGQYILNWMGNQPDFTGGKKIDISPGVMTWWRELSKLAWAVVAVTIEVIRGKEIKYLWPGFLSLSTIIICAFTGVIENIGFFYLPRYYSPHIYAPYVNVYLAFLPFFGKILFNAPIRKEHWIGITLVIIGLAIPHLPRFFSNSQSHAVFDSTAIIWILVINGCLLSQQVLNNKTVQTALPGVGPNALVVWREIWKMIFISTAIFIMPVIGNLLHANMPTSVDKKEFETRILAKTDEHKKDVLLNYYSLQEDEYVLRKNISENDEFAIKEIIKETEYNRFFALFEGNILPNNWLPILFVIAAGLTGYIYSFGFFKLSRFAAHFWVPYTNVYLALLPFIMILFGREVTGYQIAGAVTTTAGLMVGVMDYSKNKVVEIKKKYE
- a CDS encoding T9SS type A sorting domain-containing protein, with amino-acid sequence MFAKVTFFKILLIANLLLIISCFNTLYSQSLTWLGTLGGNTSIAKDVSDEGPVVVGYSYTSDASKRAFSWSPTSGMVNLGALGGDESVANAVSADGSIIVGYSKLLNLDRLSFRWTQATGMVALQAFSQDVNRHQATAISDDGSFIAGIYFDNDSSNPQRAYIYTTQMIDMLHLNVYNGTTHQTPTDLSSSGAWMVGHLEDDPNNSFQRKAFRVSGDPGSQPDLLGTLGGNISVATAISSDGSVIVGYSTNANGEYRAFRWRNTTGMVALPSFGPSTFANDVSSTGRYIVGHYDLQNTPYEDDDRAILWDAFTVPATLRSLNYYYADLLQDGSILENATAISPNGRYITGYGFNAATQRREAFLLDRQGTTGISEGVSIISDFNLKQNYPNPFNPSTIISWQSPVSSHQTLKVYDVLGNEVATLVDEYREAGIYEVTFDASQLTSGVYFYKLQAGEFSAGRKMILIK